One Ignavibacterium sp. DNA segment encodes these proteins:
- a CDS encoding PDDEXK nuclease domain-containing protein → MSSKKSLSKNIYNDIKQVIDDARSRSFRAVNFLIVEAYWNIGRLIVEEEQKGKKRAEYGSYLIKELSERLTKDFGRGFTESNIKYFRLFYLSFPIRHALSDELEHSKLHALSGESVTSKQVIPHATRHESIELKNYLRPELSWTHYRILLKLEKEKARLFYMNEAANSNWSTRELDRQINSLLFERLSLSKNKKAVLRMAKRGQIINKPNDLIKDPYVLEFLGLENREKYYEADLEKALIDHLQKFLLELGKGFSFISRQKRVTLDSEHFYIDLVFYNRLTKSHILFDLKVGKLTHQDIGQMQMYVNYFNREIKLKEENETIGIILCAEKNNAVIKYTLPPKQKQIFISRYIPYLPTEDELKNEIMKEKLNFETRSNYLKGKR, encoded by the coding sequence ATGTCATCAAAGAAAAGTCTTTCCAAAAATATTTATAATGACATAAAGCAGGTTATTGACGATGCCCGGAGCAGAAGTTTTCGTGCAGTTAATTTTCTAATAGTAGAAGCCTATTGGAATATAGGGCGTTTAATTGTAGAAGAGGAACAAAAAGGAAAAAAGCGGGCAGAATACGGCAGTTATCTGATAAAAGAATTATCGGAAAGATTAACAAAAGATTTTGGAAGGGGATTTACGGAGAGTAATATCAAGTATTTTAGATTATTCTACTTGAGTTTTCCAATTCGTCACGCATTGAGTGACGAATTGGAACATTCAAAACTCCACGCATTGAGTGGAGAATCTGTTACTTCAAAACAGGTAATTCCTCACGCAACCCGTCACGAATCTATTGAACTAAAAAATTATCTTCGTCCGGAACTGAGCTGGACTCATTACCGTATCTTACTCAAATTAGAAAAAGAAAAAGCCAGATTATTTTATATGAACGAAGCTGCAAACTCTAATTGGAGCACAAGAGAACTTGATCGTCAGATTAATTCTCTCCTCTTTGAACGCTTATCATTAAGTAAGAATAAAAAAGCAGTTTTAAGGATGGCAAAAAGAGGTCAGATAATCAATAAACCAAATGATTTAATTAAAGACCCCTATGTACTGGAATTTCTTGGGTTAGAAAACCGTGAAAAATATTATGAAGCAGATTTGGAAAAAGCATTGATAGACCATTTGCAAAAATTTTTATTGGAGTTAGGTAAGGGTTTTTCTTTCATTTCCCGTCAGAAGAGAGTTACACTCGATAGCGAGCATTTTTATATTGATCTTGTTTTTTATAACCGGCTAACTAAAAGCCATATACTCTTTGATCTTAAAGTCGGAAAATTAACTCATCAGGACATAGGTCAGATGCAGATGTATGTGAATTATTTTAATAGAGAAATCAAATTGAAAGAAGAAAATGAAACTATCGGCATAATACTCTGTGCAGAGAAGAATAATGCAGTCATCAAATATACTTTGCCGCCGAAGCAGAAACAGATTTTTATTTCCAGATACATCCCGTATCTGCCTACCGAAGATGAGCTAAAGAATGAGATAATGAAAGAAAAATTGAATTTTGAAACCAGGTCAAATTATTTAAAGGGGAAGCGGTGA
- a CDS encoding DEAD/DEAH box helicase family protein, with protein MSNNTLYIRNRLSLRKPQEDSLFILTELADRLELKKNCNLEQELEKVKSSYPTCTDFERNFPSICFALATGVGKTRLMGAFIAYLYLEKKIKNYFVLAPNLTIYNKLITDFSDSSHPKYVFQGIGEFVHNKPVIVTGDNYQYAKTLFDQFEIRINVFNISKINAETRGGNIPRIKRLSEYLGESYFEYLVGLDDLVLLMDESHHYRADRGMEVINELKPILGLELTATPQVERGSNTIKFKNVVYEYSLAKAIRDGFVKEPAVATRKDFDPSKYQVEELDRIKLEDGIRIHEDTKVALDIYYRDSKTKLVKPFVLVVAKDTDHATQLRQLIQSKAFFDGRYADKVMEIHSSQRGEEKEENIQQLLSLEDPNNKIEIVIHVNMLKEGWDVTNLYTIVPLRTAASTTLREQTIGRGLRLPFGRKTGSKKVDTLTIVSHDKFQEIIDEANKPDSIIKQENVIVIDELELGRPKEVVTSTSSFERHIQEEEKRIEAIVEPEKKQEEKLKLEIKKDIYTTIPTLNTAVRNVTDLKQEEVRKVAVDNFKQRIMSDPQQSMFVDERIKEFTDHYDAVVDEFTKNLIEIPRITIQPTGVIKTGFKDFELDTNFLNYQPVSEEILRKTLREQEIDIIAGNHFGGIKNDSPENLIVNELINYPEVDYDEQAEFLFRLANSATNKFRQYLNEGDVESVVQYHKSEIGRFIYQQLMEHFYVEAPEFEKPVIDVKAFTKIEDHNYSKYSQDQIYDYKETVNPTSAIPTKIFAGFRKAYHLLYKFDSKTEKDFSIILEQDNDVEKWLRPAHNQFRIYWAHNSKQYHPDFVVESKDSIFIIETKKQDAMSDDEVKDKARAALEYCKYASEYTSANEGKPWKYVLIPHNAVQTNMSFKHLVEQFERS; from the coding sequence GTGAGCAATAATACATTATACATTCGCAACAGATTAAGTTTAAGAAAGCCACAGGAAGACAGCTTATTTATTCTAACTGAATTAGCGGACAGGCTTGAACTAAAAAAGAATTGTAATCTTGAACAGGAATTAGAAAAAGTAAAAAGCTCTTATCCAACCTGCACGGACTTTGAAAGAAATTTTCCTTCAATATGTTTTGCTCTTGCTACTGGTGTTGGTAAAACCCGTTTAATGGGTGCGTTTATTGCTTATCTTTATTTAGAAAAGAAAATTAAAAACTACTTTGTGCTTGCACCAAATCTCACCATCTATAATAAACTGATTACAGATTTTTCTGATTCATCACATCCGAAATATGTTTTTCAGGGAATTGGCGAGTTTGTTCATAACAAACCAGTCATTGTAACTGGTGATAATTATCAATATGCAAAAACACTTTTTGATCAATTTGAAATAAGAATAAATGTATTCAATATTTCCAAGATAAATGCTGAGACCAGGGGTGGAAATATACCGCGTATAAAGAGGCTCTCAGAATATCTTGGCGAATCTTACTTCGAATACCTTGTTGGTTTAGATGATTTAGTGCTGCTGATGGATGAATCACATCATTACCGCGCTGATAGAGGTATGGAAGTGATAAATGAATTAAAACCGATTCTTGGATTAGAGCTAACTGCCACACCACAGGTTGAAAGAGGCAGCAATACAATAAAGTTTAAGAATGTTGTATATGAATATTCGTTGGCTAAAGCAATTCGTGATGGTTTTGTTAAGGAGCCAGCAGTCGCTACACGAAAAGATTTTGATCCGAGCAAGTATCAAGTAGAAGAATTGGATCGAATCAAACTTGAAGATGGCATTCGCATTCACGAGGACACAAAAGTTGCGTTAGATATTTACTATCGTGATAGTAAAACAAAGTTAGTAAAACCTTTTGTCCTGGTTGTAGCTAAGGATACAGACCACGCCACTCAGCTTCGGCAGCTTATCCAATCAAAAGCATTCTTTGATGGCAGATATGCAGATAAAGTAATGGAAATCCACTCAAGTCAACGTGGAGAAGAAAAAGAAGAGAACATTCAGCAGCTTCTTTCATTAGAAGACCCAAACAATAAAATAGAAATTGTAATTCACGTTAATATGTTGAAGGAAGGTTGGGATGTAACAAACCTTTATACAATAGTACCTCTGAGAACAGCAGCTTCAACTACTTTAAGAGAACAGACCATCGGCAGAGGATTACGTTTACCATTTGGCAGAAAAACCGGATCAAAAAAAGTAGATACTTTGACTATAGTATCACACGATAAATTCCAGGAGATAATTGATGAAGCAAATAAACCAGACTCAATTATTAAACAGGAAAATGTTATCGTAATTGATGAGCTAGAACTCGGAAGACCAAAAGAAGTTGTTACTTCCACTTCAAGTTTTGAAAGACATATTCAGGAAGAAGAGAAAAGAATTGAAGCAATAGTTGAACCTGAAAAGAAGCAGGAAGAAAAATTAAAACTTGAAATTAAAAAAGATATTTACACTACCATCCCAACCCTTAATACAGCAGTAAGAAATGTAACTGATCTGAAACAAGAAGAAGTGAGAAAAGTTGCTGTAGATAATTTCAAACAAAGGATAATGAGTGATCCTCAGCAATCAATGTTTGTTGATGAAAGAATTAAGGAATTCACAGACCATTATGATGCGGTTGTAGATGAATTCACTAAAAATTTAATTGAAATCCCTCGTATTACAATCCAACCAACAGGAGTAATTAAAACAGGATTCAAAGATTTTGAACTTGATACGAACTTCCTGAATTATCAACCCGTATCTGAAGAAATATTAAGGAAGACTTTGCGCGAGCAGGAAATTGATATTATTGCCGGCAATCATTTTGGAGGGATTAAAAATGATTCACCTGAAAATTTAATTGTCAACGAATTAATAAACTATCCAGAAGTTGACTATGATGAACAAGCTGAGTTTTTATTCAGGCTTGCTAACAGTGCAACTAATAAATTCAGACAGTATTTGAATGAGGGTGATGTAGAGAGTGTAGTGCAATATCATAAATCTGAAATTGGAAGGTTCATCTATCAGCAGTTGATGGAACATTTTTATGTAGAAGCTCCGGAGTTTGAAAAACCTGTTATTGATGTAAAAGCTTTTACAAAGATTGAGGATCACAATTACTCAAAATATTCTCAGGACCAGATATACGATTATAAAGAAACAGTCAATCCAACCTCAGCAATTCCAACGAAGATATTTGCAGGATTCAGAAAAGCGTATCATCTGCTTTATAAATTTGATTCAAAAACAGAGAAGGATTTTTCAATAATTCTTGAACAAGATAACGATGTTGAAAAATGGTTAAGACCGGCACACAATCAGTTTAGAATATATTGGGCGCATAATTCAAAACAATATCATCCTGATTTTGTTGTGGAAAGTAAGGATTCAATTTTCATTATAGAAACAAAAAAACAAGACGCAATGAGTGATGATGAGGTTAAAGATAAAGCAAGAGCGGCACTTGAATATTGTAAATATGCCTCTGAATATACTTCTGCTAATGAAGGGAAGCCCTGGAAGTATGTTTTAATTCCACATAACGCTGTGCAAACGAATATGAGTTTTAAGCATCTGGT
- a CDS encoding site-specific DNA-methyltransferase: MNHKPKLELTWIGKDEQPKLEPRILIEDPEKSYGDKNSENMLIYGDNLLALKALEQDFTGKIKCIYIDPPYNTGNAFEHYDDGVEHSLWLSLMKPRLEILKNLLSEDGSIWISIDADESHYLKVLCDEIFGRNNFVDEVIWQRAFSPINLKKTLSRSHDAILVYSKNSYGFNLNQIPRRAEQLKNYKNPDEDPRGLWASGGIDVGPIVPSQVYEIITPSGRKVLPPDGYCWRFKKEKFLELVTDNRIWFGKNGDNVPRIKRFLSEVKEGVTAMTLWLREEVGDNQEAKREVKQIIETDVFTTPKPERLLQRILTLSSNNGDWILDSFLGSGTTSAVAHKMNRRWIGIELGDHCHTHCIPRLQKVCDGADQGGISEAVNWKGGGGFKYYYLAPSLLKQDKYGNWIIEEKYNADMLAAAMAKHNNFNYQPSEEVYWKQGQSTEKDFIYTTTQFITVEKLDHIHEEMQPDESLLICCKKFSKPCENRYSNITIKKIPQMLLGKCEFGKEDYSLNIISMPRNENEPEFVPKGPEKKAKKTEKDSSPGLFTNEDQV; this comes from the coding sequence ATGAACCACAAACCCAAACTTGAATTAACCTGGATTGGCAAAGACGAGCAGCCAAAGCTTGAACCGCGCATTTTAATTGAAGATCCAGAAAAGTCCTACGGTGATAAGAATAGTGAAAATATGCTAATTTATGGTGATAACCTCTTAGCTCTTAAAGCTCTTGAACAGGATTTTACTGGCAAGATAAAATGCATATATATAGATCCTCCATATAATACAGGGAATGCATTTGAGCATTATGATGATGGAGTGGAACATTCTTTATGGTTGAGCTTGATGAAACCTCGTCTTGAAATTCTAAAAAATTTATTAAGTGAGGACGGTAGTATATGGATATCCATTGATGCTGATGAAAGTCACTATCTTAAAGTTCTTTGTGATGAAATCTTCGGACGAAATAACTTTGTTGACGAAGTAATTTGGCAAAGAGCATTCTCGCCAATAAACTTGAAGAAAACGCTTTCAAGAAGTCACGACGCTATTTTGGTATATAGTAAAAATAGTTATGGTTTTAATCTAAATCAGATTCCGAGACGTGCAGAACAATTAAAAAACTATAAAAATCCAGATGAAGATCCGAGAGGGCTGTGGGCATCTGGTGGAATTGATGTTGGTCCAATTGTCCCATCGCAAGTCTATGAAATTATCACTCCGAGTGGTCGAAAAGTATTACCACCTGATGGTTATTGTTGGAGATTCAAAAAAGAAAAATTCTTAGAATTAGTAACGGATAATAGAATTTGGTTCGGCAAGAATGGGGATAATGTTCCTAGAATTAAAAGGTTCTTATCTGAAGTCAAAGAAGGTGTTACGGCAATGACATTATGGTTAAGAGAAGAAGTTGGCGACAATCAAGAAGCTAAACGTGAAGTCAAACAAATTATCGAAACTGATGTCTTTACTACCCCTAAACCTGAAAGACTATTACAGAGAATTTTAACTCTATCTTCCAATAATGGCGATTGGATTCTAGATTCATTTCTTGGTTCTGGCACAACTTCGGCAGTAGCACATAAAATGAATCGCAGATGGATTGGAATTGAGTTGGGCGACCATTGTCATACTCATTGTATTCCTCGTTTACAAAAAGTTTGTGACGGCGCTGATCAGGGTGGTATTTCTGAGGCTGTTAATTGGAAAGGCGGTGGTGGTTTCAAATACTATTACCTTGCACCGAGCTTACTCAAGCAGGATAAATATGGCAACTGGATAATAGAAGAAAAATATAATGCTGATATGCTTGCAGCGGCAATGGCAAAGCATAATAACTTCAACTATCAACCAAGCGAAGAGGTTTATTGGAAGCAAGGACAATCAACAGAGAAAGATTTTATTTATACAACAACTCAATTTATTACTGTTGAAAAATTGGATCATATTCACGAAGAAATGCAGCCTGACGAAAGCTTGCTTATTTGCTGTAAGAAATTCTCCAAACCCTGTGAAAACAGATATTCAAACATCACAATTAAAAAAATACCACAAATGCTTTTAGGCAAGTGTGAATTTGGCAAAGAAGATTACAGCTTAAATATTATCTCAATGCCGAGAAATGAAAACGAGCCTGAGTTTGTTCCCAAAGGACCGGAAAAGAAAGCAAAGAAAACAGAAAAGGACAGCAGTCCTGGTTTATTTACAAATGAAGACCAGGTGTAA